A part of Paenibacillus donghaensis genomic DNA contains:
- the ltrA gene encoding group II intron reverse transcriptase/maturase yields the protein MKEGKPFDISKQVVMTAFKRVKANKGSAGIDGLDIKDFEKDLKGNLYKIWNRMSSGSYFPPPVKLVEIPKKSGGTRGLGIPTVGDRVAQMVVKMYIEPRVEAIFHTDSYGYRPNKSAIDAIGQARKRCWRNDYVLEFDIKGLFDNIDHELLMRAVRKHISESWILMYIERWLNAPFINSEGQWIERKSGTPQGGVISPVLANLFMHYAFDLWMKRTNPNAPFERYADDAIIHCRTQAEAEEILEKLKKRLEECKLELHPTKTKIVYCKDKDRVKEFPVTDFEFLGYTFRRVFIKDRLGRLQFNFLPSVSVKSAKAFRDKIKAMRIHSYTGSKIEMIAEMLSPMVRGWLNYFTKFNPSAVKYTIDCLNRRLVKWAMCKYKRFRGHRSRAEKWLKELAKREPNMFPHWALGMKP from the coding sequence ATGAAAGAGGGCAAGCCATTTGACATTTCAAAGCAAGTTGTTATGACAGCATTTAAGAGAGTCAAAGCGAATAAGGGAAGCGCAGGGATTGACGGTCTGGACATAAAGGATTTTGAAAAAGACCTCAAAGGAAACTTGTATAAGATCTGGAACAGAATGAGTTCCGGAAGTTATTTCCCTCCACCGGTTAAATTGGTCGAGATTCCAAAGAAATCAGGTGGAACAAGAGGACTCGGCATTCCGACAGTCGGGGATAGAGTGGCCCAAATGGTAGTTAAAATGTATATAGAGCCGCGAGTAGAGGCTATATTCCATACAGACTCTTATGGATACCGTCCAAACAAGTCAGCTATCGATGCAATAGGTCAAGCGAGGAAAAGGTGCTGGAGAAATGATTATGTCTTAGAATTTGACATCAAAGGTCTATTTGACAATATCGATCATGAATTATTAATGCGTGCAGTGCGAAAGCACATAAGCGAATCATGGATACTGATGTATATCGAAAGATGGCTCAACGCACCGTTCATAAATTCAGAAGGTCAATGGATTGAACGCAAAAGCGGAACCCCTCAGGGTGGTGTCATCAGTCCTGTACTTGCGAATCTGTTTATGCATTACGCTTTTGACTTGTGGATGAAACGAACAAATCCAAATGCACCGTTTGAAAGATATGCAGATGATGCCATTATCCACTGCAGAACGCAAGCAGAAGCAGAAGAGATTCTGGAAAAACTCAAGAAACGACTAGAGGAATGCAAGCTTGAATTGCATCCAACGAAAACCAAGATTGTATACTGCAAGGATAAGGACAGAGTGAAGGAGTTTCCAGTCACCGATTTTGAGTTTTTGGGATATACCTTTCGGAGGGTGTTCATAAAAGACAGACTAGGGAGGTTGCAGTTCAACTTCCTACCATCGGTGAGTGTGAAATCAGCCAAAGCATTCAGAGACAAGATAAAAGCGATGCGAATTCATAGCTATACCGGTAGTAAAATTGAAATGATCGCTGAAATGCTATCTCCGATGGTCAGAGGTTGGCTTAACTACTTCACGAAATTCAATCCATCAGCAGTAAAGTATACCATTGACTGTCTAAATCGCAGATTGGTCAAATGGGCAATGTGTAAATACAAGAGGTTCAGGGGACATCGCAGTCGAGCGGAAAAATGGCTGAAAGAACTTGCAAAAAGAGAGCCCAATATGTTTCCACATTGGGCTCTCGGAATGAAACCATAA
- the acnA gene encoding aconitate hydratase AcnA: MPSKDHFSLARTLQSGGKSYRYFDLGSLEEQGAGDIKSLPFSIKVLLEAAVRQYDGRAITEEHVKQLANWSGDIDRSKEIPFIPARIVLQDFTGVPVVVDLAAMRDTVKKAGGDPKKINPLVPVDLVIDHSVMVDAFGTADALEYNMNVEFERNEERYRFLRWAQTAFNNFRAVPPATGIVHQVNLEYLASVATTKTTDGETTVYPDSLVGTDSHTTMINGLGVVGWGVGGIEAEAGMLGQPLYFVTPDVVGFKLTGSLIEGATATDLALTVTQILRKKGVVGKFVEFYGPGLSNISLADRATVANMAPEYGATIGFFPVDDETLAYLRSTGRPDDLVELVETYYKAQGMFRTADTPDPQFSDSIELDLASVVPSMAGPKRPQDRIELTHMKENFEGIIRTPVDKGGYGLSDEKIAEVVEVTHKNGSTSKLSTGAVVIAAITSCTNTSNPSVMLGAGLLAKKAVERGLTKPGYVKTSLTPGSLVVTEYLEKADLLKPLEALGFYLAGYGCATCIGNSGPLPDEVSEAITDNDMTVAAVISGNRNFEGRVHAQVKANYLASPPLVVAYALAGTVNIDLQTEPLGYDPQGEPVYLKDIWPTTAEIREATQRSLSPEMFRRKYENVFTANERWNAIPVPEGELYEWDDNSTYIQNPPFFEHLADGLGDIKDITNARVLALLGDSVTTDHISPAGNITAAGPAGEYLRGHGVERADFNSYGSRRGNHEVMMRGTFANIRIRNAVAPGTEGGVTTFLPSEEVMSIYDASMLYQSAGQNLIVISGKEYGTGSSRDWAAKGTLLLGVKAVIAESFERIHRSNLVGMGVLPLQFQEGYSWSSMGLTGRETFSITGLDNSVVPSQELTVTAIREDGTQFEFPVIARLDSTVDIDYYRNGGILQTVLRQMLADATTSENALPVE, encoded by the coding sequence ATGCCAAGCAAGGATCATTTTTCGCTGGCCCGAACCCTGCAATCCGGAGGCAAATCTTACCGCTATTTCGATCTCGGCTCTCTGGAAGAGCAAGGAGCGGGCGATATCAAGTCCCTGCCTTTTTCCATCAAAGTATTATTAGAGGCTGCTGTGCGTCAATATGACGGCAGAGCCATTACCGAAGAACATGTGAAGCAATTGGCCAATTGGTCAGGCGACATTGACCGCAGCAAGGAGATTCCATTTATCCCTGCCCGGATCGTGCTGCAGGATTTCACCGGCGTTCCAGTGGTCGTCGATCTGGCGGCCATGCGTGATACCGTCAAAAAAGCCGGCGGCGATCCCAAGAAGATCAACCCGCTGGTCCCTGTAGATCTTGTCATTGACCACTCTGTCATGGTGGACGCATTCGGAACCGCCGACGCGCTTGAATATAATATGAATGTGGAGTTTGAACGCAATGAGGAGCGCTACCGCTTCCTGCGCTGGGCTCAGACGGCTTTCAACAATTTCCGCGCCGTTCCTCCCGCCACAGGCATCGTGCATCAGGTTAACCTTGAATATCTGGCTTCTGTTGCCACTACCAAGACTACGGACGGAGAAACCACCGTTTATCCCGATTCCCTGGTCGGTACCGATTCCCATACCACAATGATCAATGGTCTTGGCGTTGTCGGCTGGGGCGTGGGCGGAATTGAGGCCGAGGCAGGCATGCTGGGACAGCCGCTTTATTTTGTCACACCAGACGTAGTAGGCTTCAAGCTGACCGGCAGTCTGATCGAAGGGGCTACCGCAACCGATCTGGCGCTGACCGTAACCCAAATCCTGCGCAAGAAAGGCGTTGTCGGCAAGTTCGTTGAGTTCTATGGACCGGGACTGTCCAACATCAGTCTGGCGGACCGGGCAACGGTAGCCAATATGGCACCGGAATACGGCGCAACCATCGGCTTCTTCCCGGTAGACGACGAAACGCTGGCTTATCTGCGCAGCACCGGTCGTCCCGACGATCTGGTCGAGTTGGTAGAGACTTATTACAAGGCACAGGGCATGTTCCGCACCGCTGATACCCCGGACCCGCAGTTCAGCGATTCCATCGAGCTTGATCTGGCTTCTGTTGTGCCAAGCATGGCCGGACCGAAACGTCCGCAGGACCGGATCGAACTTACGCATATGAAAGAGAATTTCGAAGGCATTATCCGCACCCCTGTCGACAAGGGCGGGTACGGCCTCAGCGATGAGAAGATTGCCGAGGTTGTCGAGGTCACTCACAAGAACGGCAGCACAAGCAAGCTCAGCACAGGTGCTGTCGTGATTGCAGCGATCACCAGCTGTACGAACACCTCCAACCCAAGCGTTATGCTCGGGGCAGGCCTGCTCGCGAAGAAAGCGGTCGAACGTGGACTGACCAAACCCGGTTATGTCAAAACCAGTCTGACTCCCGGCTCGCTGGTGGTTACCGAATATCTGGAGAAGGCAGACCTTCTGAAGCCGCTGGAAGCATTGGGCTTCTACTTGGCCGGCTATGGCTGCGCCACCTGTATCGGCAACTCCGGCCCGCTGCCCGATGAAGTCAGCGAAGCCATCACAGACAATGATATGACCGTTGCCGCCGTTATATCCGGGAACCGCAACTTCGAGGGACGTGTGCATGCCCAGGTCAAGGCCAACTACCTGGCTTCACCTCCGCTTGTTGTCGCTTACGCGCTGGCCGGCACCGTCAACATTGATCTGCAGACGGAGCCGCTTGGCTACGATCCGCAAGGGGAGCCAGTCTACCTGAAGGACATCTGGCCGACTACGGCAGAGATCCGCGAAGCCACTCAGCGCTCGCTTAGCCCGGAGATGTTCCGCCGCAAATACGAGAATGTCTTCACTGCCAATGAGCGCTGGAATGCGATCCCTGTCCCTGAAGGCGAGCTGTATGAATGGGATGATAATTCTACCTACATTCAGAACCCGCCGTTCTTTGAGCATCTGGCGGACGGTCTTGGCGATATCAAGGATATTACCAATGCCCGCGTGCTGGCGCTGCTGGGCGATTCCGTGACCACTGACCATATCTCGCCTGCGGGTAATATTACCGCTGCCGGCCCTGCCGGAGAATACCTGCGCGGACATGGCGTAGAGCGCGCGGACTTCAACTCCTATGGCTCACGCCGCGGCAATCATGAAGTGATGATGCGTGGTACTTTCGCCAACATCCGCATCCGCAACGCGGTAGCCCCTGGCACCGAAGGCGGGGTAACCACCTTCCTGCCAAGCGAGGAAGTCATGTCGATCTATGACGCCTCGATGCTCTACCAATCTGCCGGCCAGAATCTAATTGTTATCTCAGGCAAGGAATACGGCACAGGCAGCTCCCGTGACTGGGCCGCCAAAGGCACCCTGCTGCTCGGCGTCAAAGCCGTTATTGCCGAGAGCTTCGAGCGGATTCACCGCAGCAATCTCGTCGGCATGGGCGTGCTGCCGCTGCAATTCCAGGAAGGTTATAGCTGGAGCAGCATGGGTCTGACCGGACGCGAGACCTTCAGCATTACGGGTCTGGACAACTCCGTGGTACCTTCCCAGGAGCTGACTGTTACTGCTATCCGTGAAGACGGCACACAGTTCGAGTTCCCGGTGATTGCCCGCCTGGACAGCACCGTGGATATTGATTACTACCGCAATGGCGGAATCCTGCAGACCGTGCTGCGCCAGATGCTGGCGGATGCCACTACTTCCGAGAACGCCTTGCCAGTAGAATAA
- a CDS encoding amidase domain-containing protein has protein sequence MEQQWKKSLYSYVDQINKGRVEPKSAPQLITIKDPHFHARQREMSRRLSGWYAARGITPLRAETGVRTVRTIRQSLAEVVAEVVLHSALYYEKGGVTHREDKVESERLTFGKAGTGWELVAVERSVPERSSIRVTENEPEGRLSKWGEVLPEPQPSQPLLSRKIARGGSGSREVRYNREEAAAYADLWWKDGNPEYEIFAVDCTNYVSQCLFAGGAPINYTGKRETGWWYKGYNGKQEWWSFSWAVSDSLQRYLSASRSDGLQAEAVDRPEQLMLGDVILYDWDGNGLFQHSTVVTAFDAGGLPLVNAHTVSSRHRFWDYKDSYAWTDRTVYRFFHITG, from the coding sequence ATGGAGCAGCAATGGAAAAAAAGTCTGTACAGCTACGTCGATCAAATCAACAAAGGGCGGGTCGAGCCAAAATCGGCACCGCAGCTGATCACGATCAAAGACCCGCATTTCCATGCCCGCCAGCGGGAGATGTCCCGCCGCCTTAGCGGCTGGTATGCAGCGAGAGGCATTACTCCGCTGCGTGCGGAGACCGGTGTGCGCACCGTGCGGACCATCCGTCAGAGTCTGGCCGAGGTGGTGGCTGAGGTGGTGTTGCACAGCGCATTGTATTATGAAAAAGGCGGAGTTACGCATCGCGAGGATAAGGTGGAATCCGAGCGCCTGACCTTCGGGAAGGCGGGTACGGGCTGGGAGCTTGTTGCGGTAGAGCGGAGCGTCCCGGAGCGCAGCTCGATCAGGGTGACGGAGAACGAGCCTGAAGGAAGGCTGTCAAAATGGGGCGAGGTGCTGCCCGAACCGCAGCCGTCGCAGCCACTGCTCAGCCGCAAGATTGCCCGCGGCGGCTCAGGCTCAAGAGAAGTGCGCTACAACCGCGAGGAGGCGGCAGCTTATGCCGACCTCTGGTGGAAGGACGGCAATCCCGAATATGAAATTTTTGCCGTGGACTGTACCAATTATGTCTCCCAATGCCTCTTTGCAGGGGGAGCGCCGATCAACTATACTGGTAAAAGAGAAACGGGCTGGTGGTACAAAGGCTACAACGGCAAACAGGAATGGTGGAGCTTCAGCTGGGCGGTTTCGGACAGTCTGCAGCGCTATTTGAGCGCAAGCCGCAGCGACGGTTTGCAGGCTGAGGCCGTGGACCGGCCGGAGCAGCTAATGCTTGGCGATGTCATCCTGTATGACTGGGACGGCAATGGACTATTTCAGCACAGCACCGTAGTTACTGCCTTTGACGCGGGAGGACTGCCGCTGGTCAATGCCCATACGGTAAGCAGCCGTCACCGCTTCTGGGACTATAAGGACTCTTATGCATGGACGGATCGAACGGTTTACCGTTTTTTTCATATTACAGGATGA
- a CDS encoding D-alanine--D-alanine ligase: MEAAKLTVGLVYGGKSGEHEVSLQTAFAVMNAFDYSKYEIVPFYITKQGLWKIGETLGAPYSGIEQLKLPDASEDMNAALGAVFSGLTGGESAIDVMFPLLHGTYGEDGTIQGLFEMANIPYIGAGVLASSAGMDKVVMKKLFAEAGLDQCEYYYFNLSSWKYRSHELIISMEDKLGYPVFVKPANLGSSVGISKAVDKESLIKAVDFAFRYDTKVIVEEFIDAREVEVSVLGNDEPEASVPGEIVSSGEYYDYAAKYTDGKSQMLIPAPVDPEVADRLRESALSAFRAIEGSGITRADFFLRRSDGKILINEVNTMPGFTPFSMYPLLWRETGLSYAALLDRMIELALERYRFRQSLKFDNE, encoded by the coding sequence ATGGAAGCAGCTAAATTAACCGTAGGATTGGTCTATGGAGGCAAATCCGGAGAACATGAGGTATCTCTGCAGACTGCGTTTGCGGTTATGAACGCTTTTGATTACAGCAAATATGAAATTGTGCCTTTCTATATTACCAAGCAGGGACTGTGGAAGATCGGTGAGACGCTGGGAGCGCCGTACAGCGGGATCGAGCAGCTTAAGCTGCCGGATGCCTCCGAGGATATGAACGCAGCCCTTGGCGCGGTATTCAGCGGTTTGACCGGCGGAGAGAGTGCGATTGATGTCATGTTCCCTTTGCTGCACGGCACTTATGGGGAAGACGGAACGATTCAAGGCCTGTTCGAGATGGCGAATATCCCTTATATCGGGGCAGGGGTACTGGCCTCCTCGGCGGGTATGGACAAGGTGGTTATGAAGAAGCTTTTTGCTGAAGCCGGACTGGACCAGTGTGAATATTATTATTTCAATCTCAGCAGCTGGAAGTACCGCAGCCATGAGCTGATTATCAGCATGGAGGATAAACTGGGCTACCCCGTATTCGTGAAGCCGGCCAATCTCGGCTCGAGTGTAGGCATTTCCAAAGCAGTAGACAAGGAGAGCCTGATCAAAGCGGTCGATTTCGCCTTCCGCTACGATACCAAGGTAATTGTTGAGGAGTTTATCGATGCGCGTGAGGTGGAGGTCAGCGTGCTCGGAAATGATGAGCCAGAGGCTTCTGTTCCGGGTGAAATCGTCTCTTCCGGTGAATATTATGACTACGCCGCCAAATACACCGACGGCAAATCACAGATGCTGATCCCGGCACCGGTGGACCCGGAGGTGGCAGACCGTCTGCGGGAGTCCGCATTGTCCGCGTTCCGGGCGATTGAGGGCAGCGGGATAACGCGGGCGGATTTCTTCCTGCGCAGATCCGATGGCAAGATCCTGATCAATGAAGTGAATACGATGCCAGGCTTCACCCCCTTCAGCATGTACCCACTGCTCTGGCGTGAGACCGGTCTATCGTATGCAGCCTTGCTCGACCGGATGATTGAGCTGGCGCTGGAGCGCTACCGGTTCAGACAATCGCTGAAATTCGATAACGAATAA
- the uvsE gene encoding UV DNA damage repair endonuclease UvsE, whose amino-acid sequence MIVRFGYVAMSTVIKDCSPSKTMTMASFNKLGDRDAALRRLELIARGNLHNTLRLLKHNTGSGIKVYRLTSKLVPLATHPDLQDWDPFAALAEAFLEVGEYVKKREMRVSFHPDHFTVLSTHRPEVLASSVRDLQHHLNMLLAMGLPATAKNNIHIGGAYGDKPAAATRFKQHFLELPGALQERITLENDDKTFNAVETLAVSQSLGLPMVLDIHHQWVNNEGELPWELWPEIQQTWNSPLALADVPPGGLLPPKIHASSPRSPSDPRSHADGVEITPLLAFLKRIAADTPAVDVMLEAKSKDGALFGLMEAFKELAVPGSGITLLDGASVNIEA is encoded by the coding sequence ATGATTGTCCGTTTCGGATACGTAGCGATGTCTACTGTGATCAAGGACTGCTCCCCTTCCAAGACGATGACGATGGCATCTTTCAACAAGCTGGGCGACCGCGATGCCGCACTGCGGCGCCTGGAGCTGATTGCCCGTGGCAATCTGCACAACACCCTACGGCTGCTGAAGCATAACACAGGTTCCGGCATCAAGGTCTACCGCCTTACCTCCAAGCTGGTTCCGCTGGCGACACATCCCGATCTGCAGGATTGGGACCCGTTCGCAGCGCTGGCTGAAGCTTTTCTGGAAGTAGGAGAGTATGTGAAGAAGCGGGAGATGCGGGTGTCGTTTCATCCGGATCATTTCACCGTGCTCAGCACGCACCGCCCGGAGGTACTGGCTAGCTCTGTCCGCGATCTGCAGCATCATCTGAACATGCTGCTGGCAATGGGACTGCCGGCAACCGCCAAGAACAACATCCATATCGGCGGAGCCTATGGGGACAAGCCCGCCGCCGCAACCCGCTTCAAGCAGCATTTCCTGGAGCTGCCCGGTGCGCTGCAGGAGCGCATTACGCTGGAGAACGACGACAAGACGTTTAATGCGGTGGAGACGCTGGCCGTCAGCCAGAGCCTTGGCCTGCCGATGGTGCTCGATATTCACCACCAGTGGGTGAATAATGAAGGCGAGCTGCCCTGGGAGCTATGGCCGGAGATTCAGCAGACGTGGAACAGCCCGCTGGCGCTGGCGGATGTACCTCCCGGCGGCTTGCTGCCGCCGAAGATTCATGCCTCCAGCCCTCGCAGCCCCTCTGACCCGCGCAGCCATGCGGATGGTGTGGAGATCACACCGCTGCTTGCTTTTTTGAAGCGGATTGCTGCCGATACTCCCGCTGTGGATGTCATGCTGGAAGCGAAGTCGAAGGATGGCGCCTTATTCGGATTGATGGAGGCTTTCAAGGAGCTGGCTGTACCAGGTAGCGGAATTACACTCTTAGACGGTGCCAGCGTTAATATTGAAGCGTAA